AAATAAAATATAATTTTTTTAAAGGGTTTGACCAAAGTCAAACCCTTTTTGTTTTAGAAGTTATTTAAATACCGGGGTATCATTAATCAGTTTCCATTTTCCCGTTTCTTCTTTTATTAAGATTAGAATAGATACTATGGTAGCTTTTTTGCCTTTAAAAGTAACCTTAGCACTCGCGGTAGGCCCATTCATAACAATATTTTCAATGGTTAGCTTACGAGAGTCTCCTCCCCATTCTTTCGATTTAATTTTTTTCAAGTAATCAGTTTTGGAGACGATACTAACACCTTTGCTGCCAAAAAGACGATTCATTACAACCCTATAGTTAGAATCTAAGAGATTATCTAATGTAGCAGCGTTGTTAGTGTCACCGGCATTGGAATAGGCATTAACAGCTTCAGTGACGGCCATTTTTTCTGTTGTTTGCGCCTTGCAACCAAATGTTATCATAGTTAATAATAGCGTTAGAATTCTTAATTTTTTCATGTTCTTTATTTTTTATTGTTTGTTTTTAATTTCTCGATTTACTTTCTTTTTTGTTCAATTCATCTAGTTTCAGTTTTAAAATTTATCTATTAATATCAATTATTGATATATCAATTTATAATTTAAAAAAAATGTCAGCTCATATTATCCTGTATTTTTAATAAAAGTACCTTTAGCAATTGAGCTTCTTTTTCAGAAAAACCTTCCATGCTTTTTTTACGATGAGCTTTGATCATTTCAATATTATCGTTTACAAATTTAGTCCCTTCTTTAGTAAGTTTTATGTTATACTGTCTTCTGTTATTTAAAATAGGCTCTCTCAATAAAAGACTTTTTTTTACTAAAATATCTAATGTTCTAGTAATAGAAGCAGGGTCTCTAAGCGATCTGTCTGCTAGTTCTTTCTGAGATATAGGCGCTGATTCTTCAATAATTTTCAAAAGTACCCACTGATCTATAGTAATACCAAGCTTAATTCTATCGAACTCTTTTTGAGAATATTTCTTAGAAATTTTACTCGTTTTATCTATTTGAAAAAGAATAACATCTTCGATATTACCTCCTGGCATATTATTTTTTTGTATTAAATTATAATGCAAATATAAATTTATTATTGATATATCAACAATAAATTTATACACAAGCTAAAATTGGTTTTATACTTTAGTAAAATATTCTATACTATGAACCTGCAATCCGAATTAAACGAAACCTCTCTATTTTCTAATCTAGAACTCTTGGCCCACCAAGTAGTAGAAGGTTTTATTAGCGGCATACACAAGAGTCCGTTTCATGGGTTTTCAGCAGAGTTTGCGGAGCACAAGATTTACAACCCCGGAGAAAGCACAAAACATATAGATTGGAAGCTCTTTGCCAAGACCGATAAGCTGTACACCAAAAGATACGAAGAAGAGACCAATTTAAGGTGCCACATGATTTTAGATAGTTCCGCCTCTATGTATTACCCAACAGTAAAGAATTTATCTACCAACAATTTAAATAAAATAGGTTTTGGGGTCTTAGCCATAGCTGCCTTAATGAACGTTCTTAAGAGACAGCGCGATGCTGTTGGACTAAGTGTATACTCTGACTCTTATAATTTCTATTCTCCCGAAAAGGGAAGTGAGCGCCACCACCAAATGTTATTG
This genomic interval from Zobellia roscoffensis contains the following:
- a CDS encoding nuclear transport factor 2 family protein, yielding MKKLRILTLLLTMITFGCKAQTTEKMAVTEAVNAYSNAGDTNNAATLDNLLDSNYRVVMNRLFGSKGVSIVSKTDYLKKIKSKEWGGDSRKLTIENIVMNGPTASAKVTFKGKKATIVSILILIKEETGKWKLINDTPVFK
- a CDS encoding MarR family winged helix-turn-helix transcriptional regulator; amino-acid sequence: MPGGNIEDVILFQIDKTSKISKKYSQKEFDRIKLGITIDQWVLLKIIEESAPISQKELADRSLRDPASITRTLDILVKKSLLLREPILNNRRQYNIKLTKEGTKFVNDNIEMIKAHRKKSMEGFSEKEAQLLKVLLLKIQDNMS
- a CDS encoding DUF58 domain-containing protein; this translates as MNLQSELNETSLFSNLELLAHQVVEGFISGIHKSPFHGFSAEFAEHKIYNPGESTKHIDWKLFAKTDKLYTKRYEEETNLRCHMILDSSASMYYPTVKNLSTNNLNKIGFGVLAIAALMNVLKRQRDAVGLSVYSDSYNFYSPEKGSERHHQMLLAKLSGISLDTKPAQQTETYTYLHQIAENIKKRSLIFLFTDMFQTSADDEKIFEALRHLKYNKHEVVLFHLLDQSTEYHFDFDNTPKRFLDVETGEHIDLYSSNIKEAYEQSVASYFEDLKLKCAQYKIKYVEADVQGDFSKVLNTYLVERQKFK